One segment of Pseudomonas asgharzadehiana DNA contains the following:
- the cysD gene encoding sulfate adenylyltransferase subunit CysD → MVDKLTHLKQLEAESIHIIREVAAEFDNPVMLYSIGKDSAVMLHLARKAFFPGKLPFPVMHVDTRWKFQEMYRFRDKMVEELGLDLITHVNPDGVAQGINPFTHGSAKHTDIMKTEGLKQALDKHGFDAAFGGARRDEEKSRAKERVYSFRDSKHRWDPKNQRPELWNVYNGNVNKGESIRVFPLSNWTELDIWQYIYLEGIPIVPLYFAAERDVIEKNGTLIMIDDDRILEHLSDEDKARIVKKKVRFRTLGCYPLTGAVESEAETLTDIIQEMLLTRTSERQGRVIDHDGAGSMEDKKRQGYF, encoded by the coding sequence ATGGTCGACAAACTGACGCATCTGAAACAGCTGGAGGCGGAAAGCATCCACATCATCCGCGAGGTCGCCGCCGAGTTCGACAACCCGGTGATGCTCTACTCGATCGGTAAAGACTCCGCCGTGATGCTGCATCTGGCACGCAAGGCCTTCTTCCCGGGCAAACTGCCGTTCCCCGTGATGCACGTCGACACCCGCTGGAAATTCCAGGAGATGTACAGGTTCCGCGACAAGATGGTCGAGGAGCTTGGCCTGGACCTGATCACCCACGTCAACCCGGATGGTGTTGCGCAGGGCATCAACCCGTTCACCCACGGCAGCGCCAAGCACACCGATATCATGAAGACCGAAGGCCTCAAGCAGGCGTTGGACAAGCATGGTTTCGATGCCGCGTTCGGCGGTGCCCGTCGCGATGAAGAGAAATCCCGCGCCAAAGAGCGCGTGTACTCGTTCCGCGACAGCAAGCACCGCTGGGACCCGAAGAACCAGCGCCCGGAGCTGTGGAACGTTTATAACGGCAACGTCAACAAGGGCGAGTCGATTCGCGTGTTCCCGCTGTCCAACTGGACCGAGCTGGACATCTGGCAATACATCTACCTCGAAGGCATCCCGATCGTTCCGCTGTATTTCGCCGCCGAGCGTGACGTGATCGAGAAGAACGGCACGTTGATCATGATCGACGACGACCGCATCCTCGAGCACCTGTCCGACGAAGACAAAGCCCGCATCGTCAAAAAGAAAGTACGTTTCCGTACCCTTGGCTGCTACCCGTTGACGGGCGCGGTGGAGTCCGAAGCCGAGACGCTGACGGACATCATCCAGGAAATGCTCCTGACGCGAACTTCCGAGCGCCAGGGCCGGGTCATCGACCACGATGGCGCAGGCTCAATGGAAGATAAAAAACGTCAAGGTTATTTCTAA
- the cysN gene encoding sulfate adenylyltransferase subunit CysN — translation MSHQSDLISEDILAYLGQHERKEMLRFLTCGNVDDGKSTLIGRLLHDSKMIYEDHLEAITRDSKKSGTTGDDIDLALLVDGLQAEREQGITIDVAYRYFSTAKRKFIIADTPGHEQYTRNMATGASTCDLAIILIDARYGVQTQTRRHSYIASLLGIKHIVIAVNKMDINGFDQSVFEAIKADYLKFADGIAFKPSTMAFVPMSALKGDNVVNKSERSPWYTGQSLMEILETVEIANDRNYTDLRFPVQYVNRPNLNFRGFAGTLASGIVHKGDEVVVLPSGKSSRVKSIVTFDGELEHAGPGQAVTLTMEDEIDISRGDLLVHADNVPQVADAFDAMLVWMAEEPMLPGKKYDIKRATSYVPGSITSIVHRVDVNTLAEGPASSLQLNEIGRVKVSLDAAIALDGYDSNRTTGAFIVIDRLTNGTVAAGMIIAPPVTHGSAAQHGKLAHVATEERALRFGQQPATVLFSGLSGAGKSTLAYAVERKLFDMGRAVFVLDGQNLRHDLNKGLPHDRAGRTENWRRAAHVARQFNEAGLLTLAAFVAPDAEGREQAKSLIGADRLLTVYVQASPLVCAERDPQGLYAAGGDNIPGESFPYDVPLNADLVIDTQALSLEESVKQVLELLRQRGAI, via the coding sequence ATGTCGCATCAATCTGATTTGATCAGCGAGGACATCCTCGCCTACCTGGGCCAGCACGAGCGCAAAGAGATGTTGCGCTTCCTGACCTGCGGCAACGTCGACGACGGCAAGAGCACCCTGATCGGGCGCCTGCTGCACGACTCCAAGATGATCTACGAAGATCACCTGGAAGCCATTACCCGCGATTCGAAGAAGTCCGGCACCACCGGCGATGACATCGACCTGGCGTTGCTGGTCGACGGCTTGCAGGCTGAGCGTGAGCAGGGCATCACCATCGATGTCGCTTACCGCTACTTCTCCACCGCCAAGCGCAAATTCATCATCGCCGACACCCCAGGCCATGAGCAGTACACCCGCAACATGGCCACTGGCGCGTCTACCTGTGACCTGGCGATCATCCTCATCGACGCCCGCTACGGCGTGCAGACCCAGACCCGTCGCCACAGCTATATCGCCTCGTTGCTGGGTATCAAGCACATCGTGATCGCCGTCAACAAGATGGACATCAATGGCTTTGACCAAAGCGTATTTGAGGCCATCAAGGCCGATTACCTGAAGTTTGCCGACGGTATCGCGTTCAAGCCGAGCACCATGGCCTTTGTGCCGATGTCGGCGCTCAAGGGTGACAACGTGGTGAACAAGAGCGAGCGCTCGCCTTGGTACACCGGCCAGTCGCTGATGGAGATCCTCGAAACCGTCGAGATCGCCAACGACCGCAACTACACCGACCTGCGTTTCCCGGTGCAGTACGTCAACCGTCCGAACCTGAACTTCCGTGGTTTCGCCGGCACCCTGGCCAGCGGCATCGTGCACAAGGGCGACGAAGTCGTGGTGCTGCCGTCGGGCAAGAGCAGCCGCGTCAAATCCATTGTCACCTTCGACGGTGAACTGGAGCATGCCGGCCCAGGCCAGGCCGTGACCCTGACCATGGAAGACGAGATCGACATCTCCCGTGGCGACCTGCTGGTGCATGCCGACAACGTGCCGCAAGTGGCCGACGCCTTCGACGCCATGCTGGTGTGGATGGCCGAAGAACCGATGCTGCCGGGCAAGAAATATGACATCAAGCGTGCCACCAGCTACGTGCCGGGCTCCATCACCAGCATCGTGCACCGCGTGGACGTGAACACCCTGGCCGAAGGCCCTGCGAGTTCGCTGCAATTGAACGAGATTGGCCGGGTCAAGGTCAGCCTCGACGCAGCCATCGCCCTGGACGGTTATGACAGCAACCGCACCACCGGCGCGTTTATCGTCATCGACCGCTTGACCAACGGCACCGTGGCCGCCGGCATGATCATCGCACCGCCGGTCACTCACGGCAGCGCGGCGCAGCACGGCAAGTTGGCCCATGTAGCCACCGAGGAGCGCGCCCTGCGCTTCGGCCAGCAGCCGGCCACCGTGTTGTTCAGCGGCCTGTCGGGCGCCGGCAAGAGCACCCTGGCCTATGCGGTTGAGCGCAAGCTGTTCGACATGGGTCGTGCCGTGTTCGTACTGGATGGCCAGAACCTGCGTCATGACCTGAACAAGGGCTTGCCGCATGACCGTGCCGGGCGTACCGAGAACTGGCGTCGTGCCGCCCACGTTGCGCGCCAGTTCAACGAAGCCGGCCTGTTGACGCTGGCCGCGTTTGTCGCCCCGGATGCCGAAGGCCGTGAACAGGCCAAGTCGCTGATTGGCGCCGATCGCCTGTTGACCGTGTACGTGCAGGCGTCGCCGCTGGTGTGTGCCGAGCGTGATCCGCAAGGTTTGTACGCTGCGGGCGGGGATAACATCCCTGGCGAATCCTTCCCTTACGACGTGCCGTTGAACGCCGATCTGGTAATCGACACCCAGGCCCTGTCGCTGGAAGAGAGCGTCAAGCAAGTGCTGGAGCTGTTGCGTCAGCGCGGCGCGATCTAA
- a CDS encoding acyltransferase translates to MLAFLPAAMRGVIASLLLALNTILLCSFLFIVALFKALPFAKRFSEWLMNHTHEAWVTNNKGWMNLVQRTRWHLKGLEGLDYQHSYLVTSNHQSWVDIMVLQYVLNRRIRPLKFFLKQELIWVPVIGLAWWALGFPFMKRYTKAYLEKHPEKKGKDLETTRKTCAKFRDNPVGIFNFAEGTRFTPGKHAQQNSPFRYLLKPKAGGIAFVLDAMGEQLKSLVNVTIHYPAGRPGYWDLLCGKVKDVVVQFEEVPIPAEFIGKNYEQDAEYRLAFQGWINRLWEEKDQLLDKLHTDYPDKK, encoded by the coding sequence ATGCTGGCTTTTCTACCTGCCGCCATGCGCGGGGTGATCGCATCACTGCTGTTGGCGCTGAACACGATCCTGCTGTGTTCGTTCCTGTTTATCGTCGCGCTGTTCAAGGCACTGCCGTTTGCCAAGCGTTTCAGCGAATGGCTGATGAACCACACTCACGAAGCCTGGGTCACCAACAACAAAGGCTGGATGAACCTGGTGCAACGCACGCGCTGGCACCTCAAAGGGCTTGAGGGCCTGGACTATCAGCACTCGTACCTGGTGACCAGCAACCACCAGAGCTGGGTCGACATCATGGTGCTGCAATACGTGCTCAACCGCCGCATTCGCCCGCTCAAGTTCTTTCTCAAGCAAGAGCTGATCTGGGTACCGGTGATTGGCCTGGCGTGGTGGGCGCTGGGCTTTCCGTTCATGAAGCGCTACACCAAGGCCTACCTGGAGAAACACCCGGAGAAGAAAGGCAAGGACCTGGAAACCACCCGCAAGACCTGCGCGAAATTTCGCGACAACCCGGTGGGCATTTTCAACTTTGCCGAGGGCACACGGTTTACGCCGGGCAAACATGCGCAGCAGAACTCACCGTTTCGCTATTTGCTCAAGCCCAAGGCTGGCGGTATCGCGTTTGTGCTGGATGCCATGGGGGAACAGCTCAAATCACTGGTCAACGTGACCATCCACTACCCTGCCGGGCGCCCAGGCTACTGGGATTTGCTGTGCGGTAAGGTGAAGGACGTGGTGGTGCAGTTTGAAGAAGTGCCGATCCCGGCCGAGTTCATTGGCAAGAATTATGAGCAGGATGCCGAGTACAGGCTGGCGTTCCAGGGCTGGATCAACCGGCTGTGGGAAGAGAAGGATCAGTTGCTGGACAAGCTGCACACCGATTACCCAGACAAAAAATGA